The following coding sequences are from one Mastomys coucha isolate ucsf_1 unplaced genomic scaffold, UCSF_Mcou_1 pScaffold9, whole genome shotgun sequence window:
- the Spryd7 gene encoding SPRY domain-containing protein 7 isoform X2 yields the protein MAASAWCCLRCCRDGGTGHIPLKEMPAVQLDTQHMGTDVVIVKNGRRICGTGGCLASAPLHQNKSYFEFKIQSTGIWGIGVATQKVNLNQIPLGRDMHSLVMRNDGALYHNNEEKNRLPANSLPQEGDVVLMTVQFWIASSVNFIILLHLVLKKYYLSSRSSE from the exons ATGGCCGCGTCGGCGTGGTGCTGCCTGCGCTGCTGCAGGGACGGCGGGACTGGCCACATTCCTCTCAAGGAGATGCCGGCCGTACAATTGGACACGCAGCACATGG GAACAGATGTTGTCATCGTGAAAAACGGAAGAAGAATCTGTGGTACTGGAGGTTGTTTAGCCAGCGCACCATTACATCAGAACAAAAGCTACTTTGAGTTCAAAATCCAGTCTACTG GAATCTGGGGTATAGGTGTTGCAACTCAGAAAGTTAACTTGAACCAGATTCCTCTTGGTCGCGACATGCATAGCCTGGTGATGAGAAATGACGGAGCCCTATACCACAACAACGAAGAGAAAAACAGGCTGCCAGCAAACAGCCTTCCTCAGGAGGGAGATGTAGTG TTGATGACAGTGCAATTCTGGATTGCCAGTTCAGTGAATTTTATCATACTCCTCCACCTGGTTTTGAAAAAATACTATTTGAGCAGCAGATCTTCTGAATGA
- the Spryd7 gene encoding SPRY domain-containing protein 7 isoform X1 produces the protein MAASAWCCLRCCRDGGTGHIPLKEMPAVQLDTQHMGTDVVIVKNGRRICGTGGCLASAPLHQNKSYFEFKIQSTGIWGIGVATQKVNLNQIPLGRDMHSLVMRNDGALYHNNEEKNRLPANSLPQEGDVVGITYDHVELNVYLNGKNMHCPASGIRGTVYPVVYVDDSAILDCQFSEFYHTPPPGFEKILFEQQIF, from the exons ATGGCCGCGTCGGCGTGGTGCTGCCTGCGCTGCTGCAGGGACGGCGGGACTGGCCACATTCCTCTCAAGGAGATGCCGGCCGTACAATTGGACACGCAGCACATGG GAACAGATGTTGTCATCGTGAAAAACGGAAGAAGAATCTGTGGTACTGGAGGTTGTTTAGCCAGCGCACCATTACATCAGAACAAAAGCTACTTTGAGTTCAAAATCCAGTCTACTG GAATCTGGGGTATAGGTGTTGCAACTCAGAAAGTTAACTTGAACCAGATTCCTCTTGGTCGCGACATGCATAGCCTGGTGATGAGAAATGACGGAGCCCTATACCACAACAACGAAGAGAAAAACAGGCTGCCAGCAAACAGCCTTCCTCAGGAGGGAGATGTAGTG gGTATAACATATGACCATGTAGaattaaatgtatatttgaaTGGGAAAAACATGCATTGTCCGGCATCAGGTATACGAGGGACAGTGTATCCAGTTGTATATG TTGATGACAGTGCAATTCTGGATTGCCAGTTCAGTGAATTTTATCATACTCCTCCACCTGGTTTTGAAAAAATACTATTTGAGCAGCAGATCTTCTGA